The Eleutherodactylus coqui strain aEleCoq1 chromosome 6, aEleCoq1.hap1, whole genome shotgun sequence genome window below encodes:
- the RACK1 gene encoding small ribosomal subunit protein RACK1 yields the protein MTEQMTLRGTLKGHNGWVTQIATTPQFPDMILSSSRDKTVIMWKLTRDETNYGVPQRALRGHSHFVSDVVISSDGQFALSGSWDGTLRLWDLTTGTTTRRFVGHTKDVLSVAFSADNRQIVSGSRDKTIKLWNTLGVCKYTVQEESHSEWVSCVRFSPNSSNPIIVSCGWDKMVKVWNLANCKLKTNHIGHSGYLNTVTVSPDGSLCASGGKDGQAMLWDLNEGKHLYTLDSGDIINALCFSPNRYWLCAATGPSIKIWDLEGKIIVDELKQEVISTSSKAEPPQCTSLAWSADGQTLFAGYTDNLIRVWQVTIGTR from the exons ATGACCGAGCAGATGACCCTTCGGGGTACCCTTAAGGGGCACAATGGATGGGTCACGCAGATTGCAACCACCCCACAGTTCCCGGACATGATCCTCAGCTCTTCCCGGG ACAAGACTGTCATCATGTGGAAGCTGACTCGTGACGAGACTAACTACGGCGTTCCTCAGCGCGCTCTGCGTGGGCACTCCCACTTCGTCAGTGATGTCGTCATCTCCTCTGATGGGCAGTTTGCCCTTTCAGGCTCCTGGGATGGGACCTTGAGGCTGTGGGATCTCACCAC TGGCACAACCACAAGGCGGTTTGTGGGGCACACTAAGGATGTCCTCAGTGTGGCCTTCTCTGCCGACAACCGGCAGATCGTGTCGGGGTCCCGAGACAAGACCATCAAGCTGTGGAACACTCTGGGCGTGTGCAAGTACACCGTGCAG gaagAATCTCACTCAGAATGGGTTTCTTGTGTCCGTTTCTCACCAAACAGCAGCAATCCAATCATTGTATCCTGCGGCTGGGACAAGATGGTAAAG GTTTGGAATTTGGCTAACTGCAAATTGAAGACCAACCATATTGGCCATAGTGGCTACCTGAATACTGTCACTGTGTCTCCTGATGGATCACTGTGCGCCTCTGGAGGCAAG GATGGACAAGCCATGTTGTGGGATTTGAACGAGGGGAAACACTTGTACACCCTGGACAGTGGAGACATCATCAATGCCCTCTGCTTCAGTCCCAACCGCTACTGGCTGTGTGCTGCCACAGGGCCAAGCATCAAGATCTGG gATTTGGAGGGCAAGATCATTGTGGATGAACTGAAGCAGGAGGTGATCAGTACAAGCAGTAAAGCAGAGCCCCCACAGTGTACTTCTCTGGCCTGGTCAGCAGATGGACAG ACACTCTTTGCTGGATACACAGACAACTTGATCAGAGTCTGGCAAGTGACCATCGGCACCCGTTAA